In Rhodoferax sediminis, the sequence GGTGCGGCTGATGCCATGGTCGCGGCCGTCCCACGCAGCGGGAAAGTCACCCTCCATGAAGCGCATCTCATAGCGGTTGATCCACTCCACGCGGCCGGCACGCTCAAGGAGCGGCACATCCAGCGGCCGCGGCACGACCGGCATGGTGTGCTCATCGGCGCTCCAGGTATCGCGGCGCAGCGCGGTAAAGGCCGTGCCCGTGAGCACGGTCTGCCCCTGCTGCAGCACTTCGATCACCCAGTGCTGGGTGGAGCGGTTGGTGCGCGCGGGCCGCGCCTGCACGGTGAAAGGGCCGTCGGCCAGCGCCGCTGCAAAGTTCACGGTCAGCGCCACAGGTTCGCCCAGGCGCTGGGGATGCTGCAGCACGGCATTCATGGCCTGCGCGGCCGTGACGCCGCCAAACGGCCCGACCATGTTGGCATAGACCGGGCTGGTGTGGCCGAGCCAGCTGCCGTCGCTCTGGGCTGTCAGGGCAATGGCGTCATCGAACGCGTGGCGGCTCATGCTTGTCTCCTGGATCACAAAGGCCTCGCTGTTGAGGCGTTGGAAAGTTCAGACGCGCTCGAAAATGCCGGCAGCGCCCTGCCCCATGCCCACGCACATGGTGACCATGCCGTATTTCTTATTGTGCCGTTTGAGCGCATGCACCACTGTCGCGGAACGGATAGCCCCGGTGGCCCCCAGGGGATGGCCGAGCGCGATGGCGCCACCCATGGGATTGACCCGGGCCGGATCGAGGCCCAGCGTGTTGATGACCGCCAGTGACTGCGCGGCAAAGGCCTCGTTGAGCTCGATCCAGTCCATGTCATCGAGCGTGAGGCCCGCGTAGCGCAACGCCGCCGGGATCGCCTCGATCGGGCCGATGCCCATGAGGTGCGGCGGCACGCCGCGGCTGGCGTAGCTGACAAAGCGCGCCAGCGGCGTGAGGCCGAAGCGCTGGATGGCCGCTTCGCTGGCCAGGATCAGCGCACCCGCGCCATCCGAGGTTTGCGAGCTGTTGCCGGCCGTGACCGAGCCGCGCGCCGCAAACACGGTCTTGAGCCTGGCCAGCCCTTCAACGGTGGTATCGGGACGCGCACCTTCGTCAAGGCTCACGGTGCGTTTCGTGACGCTGACTTCGGCCGAGTCCAGGTCCACGGAGCGCTCCGCCACCTCCACCGGCGTGATCTCGTCGGTGAACTCGCCGGCTTTCATCGCGGCGACGGCCTTCATGTTCGACCGATACGCGAACTCGTCCTGCGCCTCACGGCTCACCTTCCACTGCTGCGCGACCTTCTCGGCCGTCAGGCCCATGCCGTAGGCGATGCCGTAGTTCTCGACATCGTCGGTGTTGGCGAAAATGGTGGGCGAGAGCGAGGGCGAGTTGCCCATCATCGGCACCATGCTCATGCTCTCGGTGCCGGCGGCGATCATCACGTCGGCCTCGCCCACGCGGATGCGGTCGGCCGCCATCTGCACGGCCGACAGGCCCGAGGCGCAAAAGCGGTTCACGGTGATGCCGCCCACGCTCTTGGGCAGGCCCGCGAGGATGGCGCCAATGCGCGCCACATTCAGGCCCTGCTGGGCCTCGGGAATCGCGCAGCCGCAGATCACGTCTTCAATGGCCTTCGGGTCCAGCCCCGGCACCTGCGCCAACGCCGCACGCAGCACGGTGGCCAACAGGTCGTCCGGGCGGGTGTTGCGGAAGAACCCGCGGTGCGAACGGCCGATCGGCGTGCGCGTGGCGGCAACGATGTAGGCGTCTTGAACTTGTTTCATGTTGATATTCCTTGTGGGCCGCGATCAGTTACGGACCGGCTTGCCGGTGGACAGCATGCCCATGATGCGTTCCTGGGTCTTGGGGTGCGCCAGCAGCGCGCCGAAGGCCCGGCGCTCCAGCGTCATCAGATACTCTTCCGTCACCAGCGTGCCGGCATCCACGTCGCCGCCGGTGACCACGCCGGCAATCAGGCTGGCAATGTAGAAATCATGCTGGCTGATGAAACCGCCGTCGCGCATGTTCACGAGCTGCCCCTGGATCGTGGCTTTGCCGCTGCGCCCGGCCACCGGGAACTGGCGCCTGGGCGGTGCGCGGTAGCCGGCCAGCGCCATCGCCTTCGCTTCATTCAGCGCCACGAACAGCAGCTCGTCCTTGTTCGGCACGATCAGGTCGCTGTCCAGCAGGTAGCCGAGCTTGCGCGATTCGAGCGCGCTGGTGCCGACCTTGGCCATGGCGGCCGCGGTGAAGCCTTCGGTCAAAAACGGCAACAGGTCCTTGCCCGTGCTGGTGGCAGCGTTCTCGGCGGCCTGGCGTGCGATATAGGTCAGGCCGCCGGCGCCGGGCACCAGGCCCACGCCCACTTCAACCAGGCCGATGTAGCTTTCCATGTGGGCCACACGGCGCGCCGAGTACACGGCCAGCTCGCAGCCGCCGCCCAGCGCCATGCCGCGCAGCGCGGACACCACCGGCACGTTGGCATAGCGCAGTTTCAGCATGATGCGCTGCAGTTCGTGCTCGACCTCATCGATCGCAGCCACGCCGCCGACCATGAAGCCCGGCAGCATGGCCTGCAGGTCGGCGCCGACGCTGAAGGGCTCGTCGCCCGACCAGATCACCACGCCCTGGTAATCCTTCTCGGCCAGGTCCACCGCCAGCGACAGGCCTTCGGCCACGTCCGGGCTGATGGCATGCATCTTGGTCTTGATGCTGGCGATGACGACCTCATCATCGAGCGTCCACAGGCGGATCGCGGCGTCCTCGTGCAGCGTTTTGCCGGCAGCCCTGAAGTCGGGCAGGGACTCGCCCCGTAATTTCTCGGGAAAATGCTGTCTTGCGTAGACAGGCAGCGCACGTCGCGCTATGAATTTCTGAGCAGACGCGCTCCACGAACCGGCTGCCGTGTGCACGCCGCCGGCCTCGGGCACGGGGCCGTTGAACACCCAATCGGGCAACGGCGCCCTGGACAGCGCCTTGCCCGCATCGATGTCCTCCTGCACCATCTTCGCCACCTCGAGCCAGCCCGCCTCCTGCCAGAGCTCGAACGGCCCCTGCTGCATGCCGAAGCCCCAGCGCATGGCCTGATCCACGTCACGCGCGGTCTCGGCGATAGTGGCCAGGTGCACGGCCGCGTAGTGAAAACTGTTGCGCAGGATCGCCCACAGAAACTTGCCTTGCGCTCCCTCACTGTTCCGCAGCAGCTTGAGGCGCTCGCCCGCGGGCTTCTTGAGCATGCGGGCGTAGACCTCGTCGGCCTTCG encodes:
- a CDS encoding 3-hydroxyacyl-CoA dehydrogenase/enoyl-CoA hydratase family protein, coding for MNRFQVRKVAVLGAGVMGAQIAAHLVNVRVPVVLFDLPENKAPTLPASRGSLPPEGAGSALGRPGGGTGAKNGIVTRAIEGLKKLKPSPLGVADDAVLIQQANYEEHMDVLKECDLVIEAIAERMDWKLDLYRKIAPFLAPHAIVASNTSGLSITKLSEALPEEIKPRFCGIHFFNPPRYMYLVELINAPTTEPQILDDLETFVTSGLGKGVVRAHDTPNFIANRVGIAGMLATLKEVDNFGLTFDVVDDLTGKKLGRASSGTFRTADVVGLDTMAHVIETLQNNLNEQSDPFYASFGTPEVLKALLELGNLGQKTKAGFYKKVGRDVLRFDLASKDYVPAGAKADEVYARMLKKPAGERLKLLRNSEGAQGKFLWAILRNSFHYAAVHLATIAETARDVDQAMRWGFGMQQGPFELWQEAGWLEVAKMVQEDIDAGKALSRAPLPDWVFNGPVPEAGGVHTAAGSWSASAQKFIARRALPVYARQHFPEKLRGESLPDFRAAGKTLHEDAAIRLWTLDDEVVIASIKTKMHAISPDVAEGLSLAVDLAEKDYQGVVIWSGDEPFSVGADLQAMLPGFMVGGVAAIDEVEHELQRIMLKLRYANVPVVSALRGMALGGGCELAVYSARRVAHMESYIGLVEVGVGLVPGAGGLTYIARQAAENAATSTGKDLLPFLTEGFTAAAMAKVGTSALESRKLGYLLDSDLIVPNKDELLFVALNEAKAMALAGYRAPPRRQFPVAGRSGKATIQGQLVNMRDGGFISQHDFYIASLIAGVVTGGDVDAGTLVTEEYLMTLERRAFGALLAHPKTQERIMGMLSTGKPVRN
- a CDS encoding acetyl-CoA C-acyltransferase; this encodes MKQVQDAYIVAATRTPIGRSHRGFFRNTRPDDLLATVLRAALAQVPGLDPKAIEDVICGCAIPEAQQGLNVARIGAILAGLPKSVGGITVNRFCASGLSAVQMAADRIRVGEADVMIAAGTESMSMVPMMGNSPSLSPTIFANTDDVENYGIAYGMGLTAEKVAQQWKVSREAQDEFAYRSNMKAVAAMKAGEFTDEITPVEVAERSVDLDSAEVSVTKRTVSLDEGARPDTTVEGLARLKTVFAARGSVTAGNSSQTSDGAGALILASEAAIQRFGLTPLARFVSYASRGVPPHLMGIGPIEAIPAALRYAGLTLDDMDWIELNEAFAAQSLAVINTLGLDPARVNPMGGAIALGHPLGATGAIRSATVVHALKRHNKKYGMVTMCVGMGQGAAGIFERV
- a CDS encoding acyl-CoA thioesterase; its protein translation is MSRHAFDDAIALTAQSDGSWLGHTSPVYANMVGPFGGVTAAQAMNAVLQHPQRLGEPVALTVNFAAALADGPFTVQARPARTNRSTQHWVIEVLQQGQTVLTGTAFTALRRDTWSADEHTMPVVPRPLDVPLLERAGRVEWINRYEMRFMEGDFPAAWDGRDHGISRTRLWVRDNPPRPLDFASLTALSDVFFPRIWRRRASPVPIGTVSMTVYFHADAARLRDVGTGYLLGQAQAQAFHRGYFDQTAQLWNEAGELLVTTHQIVYYKE